One Schistocerca cancellata isolate TAMUIC-IGC-003103 chromosome 1, iqSchCanc2.1, whole genome shotgun sequence genomic region harbors:
- the LOC126169290 gene encoding calmodulin, whose amino-acid sequence MADQLTEEQIAEFKEAFSLFDKDGDGTITTKELGTVMRSLGQNPTEAELQDMINEVDADGNGTIDFPEFLTMMARKMKDTDSEEEIREAFRVFDKDGNGFISAAELRHVMTNLGEKLTDEEVDEMIREADIDGDGQVNYEEFVTMMTSK is encoded by the coding sequence ATGGCGGATCAGCTTACCGAGGAGCAGATCGCAGAGTTCAAAGAAGCCTTCTCTCTGTTCGACAAGGATGGTGACGGCACTATTACAACCAAGGAATTGGGAACTGTGATGCGTTCCCTCGGGCAGAATCCAACAGAAGCAGAACTCCAAGATATGATAAACGAAGTGGACGCTGACGGCAACGGTACAATCGACTTCCCAGAATTTCTCACCATGATGGCGCGCAAAATGAAGGATACGGACAGCGAGGAAGAAATCAGAGAAGCATTCCGCGTGTTCGACAAGGACGGAAACGGCTTCATCAGTGCCGCTGAATTGCGACACGTGATGACCAACCTGGGTGAGAAGCTCACCGATGAAGAAGTCGACGAGATGATCAGAGAAGCGGACATCGACGGTGACGGGCAGGTCAACTACGAGGAGTTCGTCACAATGATGACATCCAAGTGA